In Fusarium oxysporum f. sp. lycopersici 4287 chromosome 4, whole genome shotgun sequence, a genomic segment contains:
- a CDS encoding CMGC/MAPK protein kinase, producing MSRSNPPNAAGSRKISFNVSEQYDIQDVVGEGAYGVVCSAIHKPSGQKVAIKKITPFDHSMFCLRTLREMKLLRYFNHENIISILDIQKPRNYESFNEVYLIQELMETDMHRVIRTQDLSDDHCQYFIYQTLRALKAMHSANVLHRDLKPSNLLLNANCDLKVCDFGLARSAASQEDNSGFMTEYVATRWYRAPEIMLTFKEYTKAIDVWSVGCILAEMLSGKPLFPGKDYHHQLTLILDVLGTPTMEDYYGIKSRRAREYIRSLPFKKKVPFRTLFPKTSDLALDLLEKLLAFNPVKRITVEEALKHPYLEPYHDPEDEPTAPPIPEEFFDFDKHKDNLSKEQLKQLIYQEIMR from the exons ATGTCTCGATCGAACCCCCCTAACGCTGCGGGGTCTCGCAAGATCTCGTTCAACGTGAGCGAGCAGTATGATATTCAGGATGTTGTTGGCGAGGGCGCCTATGGTGTTGTCTG CTCTGCCATTCACAAGCCCTCCGGCCAAAAGGTCgctatcaagaagatcactCCTTTCGATCACTCCATGTTCTGTCTAAGAACCCTGCGAGAGATGAAGCTGTTGCGATATTTCAACCACGAGAACATCATCTCCATTCTCGATATCCAGAAGCCCCGAAACTACGAGTCATTTAATGAAGTCTACTTGATCCAG GAGCTGATGGAGACGGATATGCACCGAGTCATCCGCACCCAGGACCTTTCTGACGACCACTGCCAGTACTTCATCTACCAGACCCTCCGCGCCCTCAAGGCCATGCACTCAGCCAACGTGCTGCACCGAGACTTGAAGCCCTccaacctcctcctcaacgCCAACTGTGATCTCAAGGTTTGCGATTTTGGTCTTGCGCGATCCGCTGCTTCCCAGGAGGACAACTCCGGTTTCATGACTGAATACGTCGCGACTCGATGGTACCGTGCGCCCGAGATCATGTTGACTTTCAAGGAGTACACCAAGGCTATTGATGTGTGGTCGGTTGGCTGCATTCTCGCCGAGATGCTCAGCGGCAAGCCTCTTTTCCCTGGCAAGGACT ACCACCACCAGTTGACACTCATTCTGGATGTGCTGGGCACGCCGACTATGGAGGATTACTACGGAATCAAGTCGCGCCGCGCTAGAGAATACATTCGATCGCTCcccttcaagaagaaggttccCTTCCGAACTCTATTCCCCAAGACCTCGGATCTGGCCCTCGACCTgctcgagaagctcctcGCATTCAACCCTGTTAAGCGCATTACCGTGGAGGAAGCTCTGAAGCACCCATACCTTGAGCCTTACCACGATCCCGAGGATGAGCCAACAGCGCCCCCGATCCCTGAGGAgttctttgactttgacaagcACAAAGACAACCTGAGCAAGGAGCAGCTGAAGCAGTTGATCTACCAGGAGATTATGAGGTAA
- a CDS encoding CMGC/MAPK protein kinase → METDMHRVIRTQDLSDDHCQYFIYQTLRALKAMHSANVLHRDLKPSNLLLNANCDLKVCDFGLARSAASQEDNSGFMTEYVATRWYRAPEIMLTFKEYTKAIDVWSVGCILAEMLSGKPLFPGKDYHHQLTLILDVLGTPTMEDYYGIKSRRAREYIRSLPFKKKVPFRTLFPKTSDLALDLLEKLLAFNPVKRITVEEALKHPYLEPYHDPEDEPTAPPIPEEFFDFDKHKDNLSKEQLKQLIYQEIMR, encoded by the exons ATGGAGACGGATATGCACCGAGTCATCCGCACCCAGGACCTTTCTGACGACCACTGCCAGTACTTCATCTACCAGACCCTCCGCGCCCTCAAGGCCATGCACTCAGCCAACGTGCTGCACCGAGACTTGAAGCCCTccaacctcctcctcaacgCCAACTGTGATCTCAAGGTTTGCGATTTTGGTCTTGCGCGATCCGCTGCTTCCCAGGAGGACAACTCCGGTTTCATGACTGAATACGTCGCGACTCGATGGTACCGTGCGCCCGAGATCATGTTGACTTTCAAGGAGTACACCAAGGCTATTGATGTGTGGTCGGTTGGCTGCATTCTCGCCGAGATGCTCAGCGGCAAGCCTCTTTTCCCTGGCAAGGACT ACCACCACCAGTTGACACTCATTCTGGATGTGCTGGGCACGCCGACTATGGAGGATTACTACGGAATCAAGTCGCGCCGCGCTAGAGAATACATTCGATCGCTCcccttcaagaagaaggttccCTTCCGAACTCTATTCCCCAAGACCTCGGATCTGGCCCTCGACCTgctcgagaagctcctcGCATTCAACCCTGTTAAGCGCATTACCGTGGAGGAAGCTCTGAAGCACCCATACCTTGAGCCTTACCACGATCCCGAGGATGAGCCAACAGCGCCCCCGATCCCTGAGGAgttctttgactttgacaagcACAAAGACAACCTGAGCAAGGAGCAGCTGAAGCAGTTGATCTACCAGGAGATTATGAGGTAA